From the genome of Bactrocera oleae isolate idBacOlea1 chromosome 2, idBacOlea1, whole genome shotgun sequence, one region includes:
- the mura gene encoding homeobox protein 2 isoform X2 — MLNPNHTGATRRPFSRNAPSRNHRCRLLFSPHNQSHHLLQQQQQIQAHAHTHAHGQPRSGNGNGNGNAASSSSTSSSTGHGGQWYNNNKDGNIDNWNTLGDIQTCNNKSGSCPNNCQGNYYSHHNQYNNHHHHLSHNIHNHNNNNDHISHQYCHNQLSHISTHHKSCSNHHHYNHNSTNEIHQQDRTHNHSQYQAQEYKTLQYSYSVISSSSITDSTPISSSASASTSEPAFVTSSPSLSSPVAVNSTTNNFLHHPNHNPNPPPYSQFKHLLNNIAISSRSSSKCFEPTPETCKINDHSKITNGKLHSQLTPLLISHPYSAISATKTISISKSHSSNNCLDPHTNSQNKKIPNPNINTYIQPHQSQSRRHIHQNRQLFGTHDYNLGLSLNHDSHGHNHYHNTLNLNSKSDNDSSNHQQHNQSKNHHHNSSKIPTHQHHNLNQNIPTNLQSYLPLTNTNIIATHTTKSTTTTENSNCTDDVNVTSCTDIISQREPTYPPLSAPRQQMMQQLVNNAQIRWRRPQRQPQQHMPLKTVTMPTMATTTATTTTTSVSSSQQQSLHDPLSRHQCAASTSLMSSRCLPTTATTTSTTITSKRLILNENNQNYNNKKIIISKTNVPDTTMTTTSIVTSISPTTTMSTISVTSTSLSTVTSKPSIIQKPRNSDFIRNPPISDFISTLSNCTPSNCISTRPSSFVPIFSNDPSSTTTGMSTIALETSYAVDFESSTGMVSAPVNKINSYNENNNKNINNISKRNQNIQNENNKTHSKFLNDYNDNNISGSSSNNNINGNNNNYHQQFNNMSMGQQSHLRHIRFTNNGRGMDNGSNHNEFNMNSNNNYRRGGGNQSNNNSGNSIPMIHRHNNEYYGNNHHNYQHHQYNEHSRRHNIINSSSSSNSNSNNNNNNSNSSNASNSGLFDRNHNNSNNNNNNVNVNLHGNSVSGNNSVFDGPSSNNHSRIADFHADNRTDRGSIADVSSNGSGSQFGYTTGRNSHNYGRNGHQNSSSGNYSYHHYHHYSNNGPSTSALVSSVSNLLDGPSGSSGIMGSTSSLSSGPHGLKSDSPSRKRRRISGRMPSQSPPAIWEQRRSPRNQGQQGSPPIRRPRLHDSGSSHHNRGHHVSNSSISGNSINNTNANNVIGNHLQSYHQPQHSIQPTPYYLRQHMPPPPALPQQQQQQQQPQPLPPTHHQTQSLPQPQPQIQQRSPWEHSLSAAAVLPSSNPAPVAVNAYMQQTPPPPQSPGHHHQTSLVGAPPPPPPLMLDINQVPVSLPLRHAEPIWASICTYPAPPPQARIAPCHLHGIYTQPFTAQACNTHPSAQFTQGPAGFAATSGAPIQMPQPQQVQVSAAAAAQQQHTQQAAALMAAASVAAANYQHAQFTQQQRTEAAAAAAAAVAGLSLEQAGVHHLDAHQGHQAAISTSPAHHNQLQATPIHITSMSAVAAAAAHHLRTTATAAVQMSAAPQPILLSAERRVFPPHRRITRFWPSNHPHGPHRHMLSPPTLAPHQATPVQIQTTTGIINPGFLLNFLAMFPLSPYNQHELNSPDSNETENYEALLSLAERLGEAKPRGLARNEIDQLPSYKYNPDTHSGDQTSCVVCMCDFELRQVLRVLPCSHEFHAKCVDKWLRSNRTCPICRGNASDYFENSEQQQQQQTQQTQSQMQPQPSTQQQSQTPATTTQTGTGQQQTQATQAH, encoded by the exons ATGCTGAATCCCAATCACACGGGTGCAACGCGACGACCTTTCTCGCGGAATGCACCATCACGCAATCATCGCTGCCGGCTGCTCTTCTCCCCGCACAATCAATCACATCACTTattgcaacagcagcagcagatacaagcacatgcacacacacacgcgcacggACAACCACGAAGCGGAAATGGCAACGGCAACGGCAACGCCGCTAGCAGCAGCAGTACTAGTTCCTCGACCGGGCATGGTGGACAAtggtataataataacaagGATGGCAATATTGACAACTGGAATACACTTGG CGATATACAAACATGTAATAATAAGAGTGGAAGTTGTCCTAATAATTGCCAAGGAAATTACTATAGCCACCACAACCAATACAACAACCACCATCACCACCTCAGTCACAATATTCACaatcataataataacaacGATCATATCTCTCACCAATATTGTCATAATCAGCTTAGTCATATTAGTACCCATCATAAAAGTTGTTCTAATCATCACCATTATAATCATAATAGTACAAATGAAATCCACCAACAAGATCGTACACACAACCACAGTCAATATCAAGCGCAAGAGTATAAAACCCTGCAGTATAGCTACAGTGTCATTTCCTCTAGCTCTATAACCGATTCCACACCGATCTCTAGTTCTGCATCTGCTTCCACCTCGGAGCCAGCATTTGTCACTTCATCACCATCactatcttctccagttgccgTGAACTCCACCACCAACAATTTTCTGCACCACCCCAATCACAATCCCAATCCACCCCCCTATTCACAATTTAAACatcttttaaataatattgcaatTTCATCCCGGTCGtcatcaaaatgttttgaacCTACACCAGAGACTTGTAAAATAAATGATCACTCAAAGATTACAAATGGGAAATTACATAGTCAGTTAACACCACTCCTGATTTCCCATCCATATAGCGCAATATCAGCTACTAAAACCATCTCGATATCCAAATCCCACTCTTCTAACAATTGTCTAGATCCGCATACCAATTCTCAAAATAAGAAAATTCCAAATCCAaacattaatacatatatacaaccgCATCAAAGCCAAAGTCGAAGACATATTCATCAAAATCGACAACTATTCGGCACTCACGACTACAATCTAGGGTTGTCTCTAAATCATGATAGTCATGGTCATAATCATTACCACaatacattaaatttgaatagtAAAAGTGACAATGATAGTAGCAATCATCAACAACATAATCAAAGTAAAAATCACCATCACAACTCGAGCAAAATCCCAACACACCAACATCACAACCTCAATCAGAATATACCGACTAACCTCCAATCCTACCTCCCgctaacaaatacaaatataattgcCACACACACTACAAagtctacaacaacaactgaaaaTAGTAATTGTACTGATGATGTGAATGTAACTTCTTGTACTGACATAATTTCTCAACGTGAACCAACGTATCCACCATTATCTGCACCACGCCAACAAATGATGCAACAACTGGTGAATAACGCTCAAATACGCTGGCGGCGACCACAACGTCAACCCCAACAACATATGCCTCTAAAAACGGTAACAATGccaacaatggcaacaacaacggcTACAACAACTACCACATCTGTCTCATCTTCGCAACAACAATCACTACACGATCCACTATCACGGCATCAATGCGCTGCGAGTACATCTTTAATGTCTTCCCGATGTCTACCGacaaccgctacaacaacatcaacGACAATTACATCCAAACgattaatattaaatgaaaataatcaaaattacaataataaaaaaataataatatcaaaaaCGAATGTACCTGACACAACGATGACAACAACATCAATCGTCACATCGATCTCACCAACGACGACGATGTCAACAATATCTGTAACTTCAACTTCACTTTCCACGGTAACTTCAAAACCGTCAATCATTCAAAAACCACGCAACTCCGATTTCATTCGAAACCCGCCCATTTCCGATTTCATTTCCACGCTTTCTAATTGTACTCCTTCCAACTGTATATCTACTCGACCTTCATCTTTTGTGCCAATTTTTTCCAACGATCCTTCTTCTACTACTACTGGAATGTCTACGATCGCATTGGAAACATCGTATGCTGTCGATTTTGAATCTTCCACCGGCATGGTATCGGCGCCcgttaacaaaataaattcatataacgaaaacaataacaaaaatatcaataatatttctaaacgcaaccaaaatatacaaaatgaaaataataaaacacattcaaaattcttaaatgattacaatgataataatatcaGTGGcagcagtagcaacaacaacattaacggcaacaataacaactatcACCAGCAATTCAATAATATGAGCATGGGTCAGCAATCTCATTTGCGACATATTCGCTTTACCAATAATGGGCGTGGCATGGATAATGGCAGTAATCATAATGAATTTAATatgaatagcaacaacaattatcgACGAGGAGGCGGAAACCAAAGCAACAATAATAGTGGTAATAGTATCCCGATGATCCATCGTCACAATAATGAATATTATGGCAACAATCATCACAATTATCAACACCATCAGTATAATGAACATAGTCGGCGACACAATATCATtaatagcagcagcagcagcaatagcaacagcaacaacaacaataacaatagcaatagcAGTAATGCATCTAACTCAGGATTATTTGATAGAAAtcataataatagcaataataacaataacaatgtcAATGTAAATCTGCATGGCAATAGTGTTAGCGGCAACAACAGTGTG TTTGATGGCCCTAGTAGTAACAATCATTCCCGAATTGCTGACTTTCACGCGGACAATCGCACAGATCGTGGTAGCATAGCCGATGTTAGTAGTAATGGTTCTGGCAGTCAGTTTGGCTACACTACGGGAAGAAATAGTCATAATTATGGACGCAATGGCCACCAAAATAGCAGTTCCGGTAATTACAGTTACCATCACTATCATCACTATAGCAATAATGGACCATCAACATCAGCATTAGTGAGTAGTGTATCCAACCTTTTAGATGGGCCAAGTGGCTCATCTGGAATTATGGGATCTACTTCTTCACTAAGCAGTGGCCCCCATGGACTAAAATCAGATAGTCCATCGCGAAAGAGGCGGCGCATATCTGGACGCATGCCTAGCCAGTCACCACCAGCGATATGGGAACAAAGACGTTCCCCTCGAAATCAA GGGCAACAGGGAAGTCCTCCGATACGCCGTCCCCGTTTGCATGATTCTGGGTCATCTCATCATAATCGCGGCCATCATGTCAGTAACAGTAGTATTTCTGGTAATAGTATCAACAATACTAATGCCAACAATGTTATTGGAAACCATTTGCAAAGTTATCACCAGCCACAACATTCAATACAACCTACGCCATATTACCTCCGACAGCACATGCCACCACCACCCGCTCttccacaacagcaacaacagcagcagcaaccacAACCATTACCGCCAACGCATCATCAAACACAATCTTTACCACAACCACAGCCACAAATCCAGCAACGTTCACCATGGGAGCATTCACTATCTGCTGCTGCAGTCTTACCTAGTTCAAATCCAGCGCCGGTGGCCGTGAACGCTTACATGCAGCAAACTCCTCCTCCACCACAGTCGCCTGGCCATCATCATCAAACATCTTTAGTGGGAGcgccaccgccaccaccacctTTGATGTTGGACATCAATCAGGTTCCTGTTAGTCTTCCTTTACGACACGCCGAGCCAATTTGGGCCTCAATCTGCACTTATCCAGCACCACCACCTCAAGCTAGAATAGCACCTTGTCATCTGCATGGTATTTATACACAACCGTTCACAGCTCAAGCATGCAATACACATCCCAGTGCTCAATTCACACAAGGCCCAGCAGGTTTTGCAGCAACCAGCGGCGCTCCAATACAAATGCCGCAACCACAACAGGTGCAGGTTAGTGCAGCTGCAGCtgcacagcaacaacacacGCAACAGGCTGCTGCCCTTATGGCAGCCGCTTCAGTCGCCGCTGCCAACTACCAACATGCTCAATTTACCCAACAACAACGTACtgaggcagcagcagcagcagccgctGCAGTAGCGGGTCTTTCCCTCGAACAAGCCGGCGTCCATCATCTAGATGCACATCAAGGACACCAAGCTGCTATATCCACTTCTCCGGCACATCACAATCAATTGCAAGCCACACCAATTCATATAACCTCCATGTCAGCGGTTGCAGCTGCAGCTGCACATCACCTGCGTACTACCGCAACAGCAGCGGTACAAATGTCTGCGGCACCACAACCGATTTTGCTTTCCGCAGAG AGACGTGTTTTTCCGCCACATCGTCGTATTACCCGCTTCTGGCCGTCAAATCATCCGCATGGACCACACAGGCATATGCTTTCACCACCGACTCTGGCTCCACACCAAGCGACTCCTGTACAAATTCAGACAACAACTGGAATCATTAATCCGGGCTTCTTACTTAATTTCCT CGCCATGTTCCCTCTCTCACCTTATAATCAACATGAACTAAACTCACCAGATTCAAACGAGACGGAGAATTACGAAGCATTGTTAAGTTTGGCAGAGCGTTTGGGTGAAGCTAAGCCACGTGGCTTGGCGCGAAATGAAATCGATCAGTTGCCAAGCTATAAGTATAATCCAGATACACACAGTG GTGATCAAACATCTTGCGTCGTTTGCATGTGCGACTTTGAGTTGAGGCAAGTGCTCCGTGTGCTACCTTGTTCACATGAATTCCATGCAAAGTGTGTAGACAAATGGCTAAgg tCAAATCGAACCTGTCCGATTTGTCGGGGAAATGCCTCTGACTACTTCGAAAATtcagaacaacaacagcagcaacaaactcAACAAACACAGTCTCAAATGCAACCACAACCTTCAACGCAACAACAATCTCAAACTCCGGCAACTACAACGCAAACTGGGACCGGGCAACAGCAGACACAAGCAACACAGGCACATTAA